In Spirosoma agri, one DNA window encodes the following:
- a CDS encoding DUF4369 domain-containing protein gives MIDRKLTVVLLTLLFCWSSSLAQNTCTIRGQVIGRPRGTVYLYESRVLNQAAKLVDSVCLKSSFFSFQRELKEPAGYILALSNAPGQFYFIWDTNVVISLRSDDLNQSLVEESPVNEALKSFSDTVTMIYDKRLNEISQALSQGRAQNDTLRVKQNYQDYYTIRVKQHTSFLAFMQAQNESWAALFLLLTHHKELGRQQTLNLLGAMSKQLQQSQLGSRLKAIINDPAYLILP, from the coding sequence ATGATTGATAGGAAATTAACGGTGGTGCTCCTGACCTTACTTTTCTGCTGGTCGTCAAGCCTGGCCCAAAACACTTGTACGATTCGGGGACAAGTTATCGGCCGACCGAGAGGTACGGTTTACCTCTACGAATCTAGGGTGCTTAATCAGGCGGCCAAACTTGTTGACTCGGTTTGCCTGAAGAGCTCGTTCTTTTCCTTCCAAAGAGAATTAAAGGAACCCGCTGGTTATATTCTCGCCTTGAGCAACGCACCCGGGCAATTCTATTTTATTTGGGATACGAATGTCGTTATCTCTCTTCGATCGGATGATCTCAACCAGTCACTCGTCGAGGAGTCACCCGTTAATGAAGCCCTGAAAAGCTTTTCTGATACCGTGACGATGATCTATGATAAGCGACTCAATGAAATTAGTCAGGCGCTTTCTCAGGGCCGAGCGCAGAATGATACGCTCAGGGTGAAGCAGAATTACCAGGATTATTACACGATCCGGGTTAAGCAACACACTTCTTTTTTGGCTTTTATGCAGGCACAAAACGAGTCGTGGGCCGCTCTCTTTCTCTTATTGACTCATCACAAAGAATTAGGCAGACAGCAAACGCTCAACCTGTTGGGTGCAATGTCGAAACAACTTCAGCAGAGCCAACTAGGGAGTCGGTTAAAGGCAATCATCAACGACCCAGCGTATTTGATTCTGCCCTAA
- a CDS encoding glycosyltransferase family 117 protein: MTSFKLLNRLVGWLVFIIALVTYSMTVERTASFWDCGEFIASSFKLQIPHPPGAPFFLLIGRLLSMLSLGDLTRVAYWVNMGSVVASAFTILFLCWTISLLAQKLLGKPEHAYTPTDSWLIVGTSAVGALTYTFSDTFWFSAVEAEVYGTSSFFTAIVVWAAFKWERIEDDAAANRWLILIAYLTGLSIGVHLLNLVIIPALTLVYYFHKSTKPTFWGGSLALGIGFVLLGIINAAIPSLPALAFVVERLFVNSVGLPFNSGTIFFVVALLSALGYGIVWSIRQQRAGWNTALLAVSFLLIGYGSYIQVLVRANFNPPLNENNPSDILKFRAYQNREQYESRSLLYGPVFTAQPIDQKRGAPIWKRGKDTYVIADYYPEYVYAPGDEILFPRIYSRHLNHPQLYRQILGLAEGQKPTMGDNLKFLFGYQLSHMWWRYLMWNFSGRESDQEGAGYLLPWSSNQGVPDLLKANKARDNFYMLPFLLALLGIVFQYRHRRHDFLVVGVLFLLTGVALQVFLNSPPSEPRERDYIYVGSYYFFAIWLGLGVMALVNFARSFLGRFKSVAFRHEVVLGLCLLIPIMLCVKSWDNHNRDHRFHSVDFAKNMLSSCAYNGILFTEGDNDTFPLWYVQEVEGFRRDVRVCNLSLLGTEWYIQQMKRKTYESDAVPMSLEFDQFDKGKNDIVPFYEVAGVKNGIDLKQYLSLVKANSPAIQVPLTTGEMTNILPASVLFLPIDKKAVDAARFVPASLRPFLSDTLQWTIGKKDLYKPDLIMLDVIATNNWQRPLYFSSTLASEHYLNLKNYMQLEGYAYRLMPVAVPDATDGYVNSDKMYDTLLHKAQWRELDNPAVYYDETYTGPPVISARIAFLRLGEHLLREGKPAKARQVLDYSLKVMPDKSIPYDYISSHYVSLLFSLNEAKKALTIADTMATRADQNLTYAKSGKGQFGNPSSDLYILQAIVDACRRANQSAAVSRYEAIFQKHVNSFS; encoded by the coding sequence ATGACTTCGTTTAAACTACTCAATCGGCTGGTCGGCTGGCTGGTCTTCATCATTGCACTCGTTACGTACTCGATGACCGTCGAGCGAACGGCCAGTTTCTGGGACTGTGGTGAGTTTATCGCTTCCTCGTTTAAGCTCCAGATTCCGCACCCCCCGGGTGCACCCTTCTTTCTCCTGATTGGTCGGCTACTGTCCATGCTGTCTCTGGGCGACTTAACCCGGGTTGCTTACTGGGTGAACATGGGTTCGGTCGTGGCTAGTGCGTTCACGATTCTGTTTTTATGCTGGACCATCAGCCTGTTGGCTCAGAAGTTACTCGGTAAGCCAGAACACGCGTATACCCCAACCGACAGCTGGCTCATCGTGGGCACCAGTGCGGTGGGTGCTCTGACCTACACCTTCTCGGACACCTTCTGGTTTTCGGCCGTTGAAGCCGAAGTGTACGGAACGTCCTCTTTTTTTACTGCGATCGTTGTCTGGGCCGCCTTCAAATGGGAACGTATCGAGGATGATGCAGCGGCCAATCGCTGGCTTATCCTGATTGCTTATTTGACGGGCTTATCCATTGGGGTCCACCTGTTGAACCTGGTAATCATCCCGGCCCTCACGCTGGTCTATTATTTCCACAAATCTACAAAACCCACTTTCTGGGGAGGCAGCCTGGCCCTGGGTATTGGGTTTGTCCTGTTAGGCATTATTAACGCGGCTATTCCGAGTTTACCGGCGCTGGCCTTCGTGGTGGAGCGGCTGTTTGTCAACTCGGTTGGTTTACCCTTCAACTCCGGGACGATTTTCTTTGTCGTAGCCTTACTCAGTGCTCTTGGTTATGGCATCGTCTGGTCAATTCGTCAGCAGCGGGCAGGCTGGAATACCGCTCTGCTGGCGGTGTCTTTCCTGCTGATTGGCTATGGATCGTACATCCAGGTCCTGGTGCGGGCTAATTTCAATCCTCCGCTGAACGAAAACAATCCCAGCGACATCCTAAAGTTTCGCGCTTACCAGAACCGGGAACAGTACGAAAGTCGCTCGCTGCTGTATGGACCGGTATTCACCGCTCAACCCATCGATCAGAAGCGAGGAGCGCCGATCTGGAAACGGGGTAAGGATACCTACGTGATCGCCGACTATTATCCGGAGTACGTCTATGCGCCGGGGGACGAGATTCTGTTTCCCCGCATCTATAGTCGTCACCTTAATCATCCCCAGCTCTACCGCCAGATACTGGGTCTGGCGGAAGGGCAGAAACCAACCATGGGTGATAACCTTAAATTCCTGTTTGGCTACCAGTTGAGCCATATGTGGTGGCGTTACCTGATGTGGAACTTCTCGGGTCGGGAAAGCGATCAGGAGGGGGCGGGGTATCTGCTGCCCTGGTCGTCGAATCAGGGTGTGCCGGATTTATTGAAGGCGAACAAAGCCCGTGATAACTTTTATATGCTGCCGTTTCTGCTGGCGCTGTTGGGCATCGTCTTCCAGTACCGCCATCGACGGCATGACTTTCTGGTGGTTGGCGTGCTCTTTCTGCTGACGGGTGTAGCCCTTCAGGTGTTTCTTAATTCGCCCCCTTCCGAACCGCGGGAACGGGATTATATTTACGTGGGGTCTTACTATTTCTTTGCCATCTGGCTGGGACTGGGGGTAATGGCCTTAGTAAATTTTGCCCGTTCTTTTCTGGGGCGGTTTAAATCCGTTGCCTTCCGTCACGAGGTTGTGCTGGGGCTGTGCCTGCTGATCCCCATTATGTTGTGCGTCAAAAGCTGGGATAATCATAACCGGGATCACCGGTTTCATTCCGTCGATTTCGCCAAAAATATGCTTAGCTCCTGCGCCTATAATGGCATTCTGTTTACCGAAGGGGATAATGATACGTTTCCACTCTGGTACGTGCAGGAAGTGGAGGGTTTCCGGCGGGACGTGCGCGTCTGTAATCTGAGCCTGCTGGGCACCGAGTGGTACATTCAGCAAATGAAGCGCAAAACCTACGAGTCGGATGCGGTGCCCATGTCGCTGGAGTTCGATCAGTTTGACAAGGGTAAGAATGATATCGTCCCGTTTTACGAAGTGGCCGGGGTCAAAAACGGTATCGACCTCAAACAGTACCTGAGCCTGGTCAAGGCGAACAGTCCAGCGATTCAGGTGCCCCTGACGACGGGTGAAATGACCAACATTCTACCCGCGTCCGTTCTGTTTTTACCCATTGATAAAAAGGCCGTTGACGCAGCCAGATTCGTTCCCGCTTCATTACGTCCTTTCCTGAGCGACACGCTGCAATGGACAATTGGCAAGAAGGATCTGTATAAACCTGATCTGATTATGCTGGACGTAATTGCTACCAACAACTGGCAGCGGCCACTCTATTTTTCCAGTACGTTAGCCAGTGAACATTATCTGAATCTGAAAAACTACATGCAACTGGAAGGGTACGCCTACCGGCTCATGCCCGTAGCGGTGCCCGATGCCACCGACGGCTACGTAAATTCGGATAAAATGTACGATACCCTACTCCATAAAGCGCAATGGCGTGAACTCGACAACCCGGCGGTGTACTACGATGAAACGTACACCGGGCCACCCGTCATTTCAGCCCGGATTGCTTTTTTGCGGTTAGGCGAACATTTGCTACGAGAGGGAAAACCTGCTAAAGCCCGGCAAGTCCTGGACTACTCCTTAAAGGTAATGCCTGATAAAAGTATTCCGTACGACTACATCTCGTCCCATTACGTATCGCTTCTGTTCAGTCTGAACGAGGCAAAAAAAGCACTAACCATTGCTGATACGATGGCTACCCGGGCCGATCAGAATCTAACCTACGCGAAAAGTGGCAAAGGTCAGTTTGGTAACCCCAGTTCCGATCTATACATTCTACAGGCAATTGTCGACGCGTGCCGACGAGCCAATCAGTCCGCTGCGGTTAGCCGGTACGAAGCCATCTTCCAGAAGCACGTAAACAGCTTTAGTTGA